In Acinonyx jubatus isolate Ajub_Pintada_27869175 chromosome B3, VMU_Ajub_asm_v1.0, whole genome shotgun sequence, a genomic segment contains:
- the GNPNAT1 gene encoding glucosamine 6-phosphate N-acetyltransferase: MKPDETPMFDPSLLKEVDWSQNTATFSPAISPTHPGEGLVLRPLCTADLNRGFFKVLGQLTETGVVNPEQFMKSFEHMKKSGDYYVTVVEDVTLGQIVATATLIIEHKFIHSCAKRGRVEDVVVSDECRGKQLGKLLLSTLTLLSKKLNCYKITLECLPQNVGFYKKFGYTVSEENYMCRRFLK, translated from the exons ATGAAACCTGATGAAACTCCTATGTTTGACCCAAGTCTACTCAAAGAAGTGGACTGGAGCCAGAATACAGCAACATTTTCTCCAGCCATTTCCCCAACACATCCTGGAGAAGGTTTGGTTTTGAGGCCCCTTTGTACTGCTGACTTAAATAGAG gtttttttaaagtactagGTCAGCTGACTGAAACCGGAGTTGTCAACCCTGAACAATTTATGA AATCTTTTGAGCACATGAAGAAATCTGGGGACTATTATGTTACAGTTGTGGAAGATGTGACTTTAGGACAAATTGTGGCTACAGCAACTCTGATAATAGAACATAAATTCATCCATTCCTGTGCTAAG agagGAAGAGTAGAAGATGTTGTTGTTAGTGATGAATGCCGAGGAAAGCAGCTTGGCAAACT GTTGTTATCAACCCTTACTTTGCTAAGCAAGAAACTGAACTGTTATAAGATTACCCTTGAATGTCTACCACAAAATGTTGGTTTCTATAAAAAGTTTGGATATACAGTATCTGAAGAAAACTACATGTGTCGGAGGTTTCTAAagtaa